From Zavarzinella sp., one genomic window encodes:
- a CDS encoding metallophosphoesterase: MYDIIGDLHGHGDELERLLHLLGYSQVRGVYQHPERKVIFLGDWIDRGPKIKKVLEIVRPMVLENRALAILGNHEWNALAFHTEHPHQAGEFLRPHHEKNVRQHSGTLEQLSPTELNLYLDWFRTVPLWLDLPELRAIHACWDNDERSKIEALWSPQRVIHHELLVRGSDQQDPIFAAIEVLLKGKEVRLPGEYHIIDKDGIRRKRTRTRWYLSPHGLTYQQYLWDRADCTELLPAELVTIAQPYPEDAPPVFVGHYWQFAPTPSVLAPNVACLDYSVAKGGFACSYRWGGEKVLLNDNFVILQ, encoded by the coding sequence ATGTATGACATTATTGGGGATTTGCATGGTCATGGCGACGAACTGGAAAGGTTGTTGCACCTGCTTGGCTACTCCCAGGTGCGTGGGGTGTACCAGCACCCGGAACGAAAAGTAATTTTTCTGGGTGATTGGATTGACCGTGGGCCAAAAATTAAAAAAGTATTAGAAATTGTCCGCCCAATGGTGCTGGAAAACCGTGCGTTGGCGATTCTGGGCAACCACGAATGGAACGCACTCGCCTTTCACACGGAACACCCCCATCAGGCGGGGGAATTTCTTCGCCCGCACCACGAAAAAAATGTGCGGCAACATTCCGGCACCCTGGAACAATTGTCGCCCACAGAGCTGAACCTCTATCTCGATTGGTTCCGTACCGTGCCTTTGTGGTTGGACCTGCCAGAACTGCGGGCAATTCATGCCTGTTGGGATAACGATGAGCGGAGCAAGATTGAGGCACTTTGGTCCCCACAGCGGGTGATTCACCACGAATTACTGGTGCGTGGCAGCGACCAACAGGATCCCATTTTTGCAGCCATTGAAGTGCTGCTGAAGGGCAAAGAAGTGCGGCTTCCGGGCGAGTACCACATTATTGATAAAGATGGCATCCGCCGGAAACGCACACGCACACGGTGGTATCTCTCCCCGCATGGGTTGACTTATCAGCAGTATTTGTGGGATCGGGCGGATTGCACGGAACTTCTTCCAGCAGAACTGGTTACGATCGCCCAACCTTATCCGGAAGATGCCCCACCCGTATTTGTGGGGCACTACTGGCAGTTTGCCCCCACCCCCAGTGTGCTGGCACCCAACGTGGCCTGTCTGGATTACAGTGTGGCAAAAGGTGGCTTTGCCTGTTCCTACCGGTGGGGTGGCGAAAAAGTGCTACTAAATGATAATTTTGTAATATTGCAATAA
- a CDS encoding GIY-YIG nuclease family protein: MAKRKEQVTDEDLELLGDLGVETDLEETDSLTAVEQRIIAGFQEIERFVEEQGRLPEYADGRDIFEKLYAVRLEKIRNTPDCLKVLQGQDRLGLLTGYEAAEISPPTPDEDLLADLGVDESENELEKLVHVRSREEINAAENIAQRNPCKDFDIFKPLFKFVQEQLASGQRETIPFRDNARVNVGDMFILDGLIVYVAEKGELFTNEHGHRDARLRVIFSNGTESDMLLRSLQRALNKDNTSRRIRETDHGGPLFSSESESDDEETGSIYVLRSNSVDPVIQQNRESIHKIGVTRRNVRTRISNAKKNTTYLLADVECVAEYRLANMEPEGLEDLLHRFFANARLDIAIKDRFGADVEPKEWYLVPLTAIDDAIEKIRSGTIEKYHYDLATASVVKNV, from the coding sequence AGGAAACCGACAGCCTGACCGCAGTGGAACAACGCATCATTGCTGGCTTTCAGGAAATTGAACGGTTCGTTGAAGAACAGGGACGATTGCCTGAATATGCCGATGGACGGGATATTTTTGAAAAGCTTTATGCGGTGCGACTGGAGAAAATTCGCAATACCCCCGATTGCCTGAAGGTATTGCAGGGACAGGATCGCCTGGGCTTATTGACCGGATATGAAGCTGCGGAAATTTCCCCACCGACACCAGATGAAGACTTGCTGGCAGATTTAGGTGTAGATGAAAGTGAAAACGAGCTGGAAAAACTGGTTCATGTTCGGTCGCGGGAAGAAATTAACGCTGCTGAAAATATCGCCCAGAGAAATCCATGCAAGGATTTTGACATATTCAAGCCACTGTTTAAGTTTGTTCAAGAACAGCTTGCCAGCGGACAACGTGAGACAATTCCTTTTCGCGATAACGCCAGGGTGAACGTGGGTGATATGTTCATTTTGGATGGGCTGATTGTCTACGTGGCCGAAAAAGGAGAACTTTTTACCAACGAACACGGCCATCGGGACGCAAGGCTGCGGGTGATTTTTTCTAATGGTACTGAAAGCGACATGTTGTTGCGATCTTTGCAACGGGCCCTGAACAAAGACAATACCAGCCGCCGAATTCGGGAAACAGATCATGGTGGGCCACTTTTTTCAAGTGAAAGTGAATCGGACGATGAAGAAACCGGTTCCATCTATGTGCTGCGAAGCAATTCTGTTGATCCGGTAATTCAACAGAACCGCGAATCTATCCACAAAATTGGTGTTACGCGAAGAAACGTCCGCACCCGAATTAGCAACGCCAAAAAGAATACCACGTATTTATTAGCGGATGTGGAATGCGTTGCGGAATATCGGCTGGCAAACATGGAACCGGAAGGTTTAGAAGATTTGTTGCACCGTTTCTTTGCAAATGCCCGCCTGGATATTGCCATCAAAGACCGTTTTGGTGCCGATGTGGAGCCCAAAGAATGGTATCTGGTACCACTGACAGCAATCGATGATGCCATTGAGAAAATCCGCAGCGGCACGATTGAAAAGTATCACTACGATTTAGCTACTGCCAGCGTGGTCAAAAATGTTTGA
- the hisF gene encoding imidazole glycerol phosphate synthase subunit HisF, with the protein MLTKRIIPCLDVDRGRVVKGTNFVGLRDAGDPVEVARRYEREGADELVFLDITATHENRPHLIQMIRRVADEIFMPFTVGGGIRTLADATEIINAGAEKVSINSSAVTNPNLVREVSRKFGKCATVVNIDPKRVLKDGKEFWEVHINGGRKPTGLEAVAWARQVEELGAGEIVLTSMDADGTKNGYDLPILEAIVHAVGIPVVASGGAGNPEHLRQALAIGADAALAASIFHYNEYSIPETKAYLRDHGIAVRIPTL; encoded by the coding sequence ATGTTAACCAAGCGGATTATCCCTTGCCTGGATGTTGATCGCGGTCGCGTGGTCAAAGGCACCAATTTTGTGGGGCTGCGGGATGCCGGCGACCCCGTGGAAGTGGCACGTCGCTACGAACGCGAAGGTGCCGATGAACTGGTGTTTCTGGATATCACGGCGACGCACGAAAATCGCCCGCACCTGATTCAGATGATCCGTCGCGTGGCAGACGAAATCTTCATGCCCTTTACCGTGGGTGGGGGCATTCGCACGCTGGCTGATGCCACAGAAATCATTAACGCCGGTGCAGAGAAAGTCAGCATCAATTCGTCTGCGGTCACCAACCCCAACCTGGTGCGGGAAGTTTCCCGCAAGTTCGGCAAATGTGCCACAGTGGTGAATATCGACCCCAAGCGGGTGCTGAAAGACGGCAAAGAGTTCTGGGAAGTCCACATCAATGGTGGGCGAAAGCCCACAGGACTGGAAGCAGTGGCCTGGGCCAGACAAGTGGAAGAACTGGGTGCAGGCGAGATTGTGCTGACTTCCATGGATGCTGATGGCACCAAAAACGGTTACGACCTGCCCATTCTGGAAGCGATCGTGCACGCCGTGGGCATTCCCGTGGTGGCCAGTGGTGGTGCCGGCAACCCCGAACATTTACGCCAGGCTCTGGCGATCGGTGCAGATGCCGCACTTGCTGCCAGCATCTTCCACTATAATGAGTATTCGATACCCGAAACGAAAGCTTATCTTCGGGATCATGGCATCGCCGTGCGGATTCCAACCCTTTAG
- a CDS encoding PilT/PilU family type 4a pilus ATPase, which yields MAVAIPDDISAPVKVPPLDKLPEGVKEPEVNKLFRMVMKMEASDLHLKAGQPPMMRLRGDIRKTDMRPLSQEDLERLLLPILKPQHREILDNEGGVDFSWVIGKDECRFRVSLFKQRGKLSLVSRRVNNFIPSFKDLGLPESIEKLCHFSEGMVILAGVTGSGKSTTIASMLDYVASREPLHILTVEDPIEFTFTDKLSYINQREIGLDVKDWHKALKDAVRQDPDVILVGELRDIETFEAAVHSAETGHLVFGTIHASSSATTINRILDLFTPDKHHAIRQALANNLKAVVAQKLIKGLRKPRCPTNEVMIVNPTIRKLIAEGRDSSLPDAIRIGYLEGMVDFTENLRQLVERGDVDKATALEFAPDPEKLKMAFKGIKVAAPGILS from the coding sequence ATGGCAGTTGCAATTCCAGATGATATCTCTGCACCAGTAAAGGTGCCACCGCTCGATAAACTTCCAGAAGGTGTGAAAGAGCCCGAAGTGAACAAACTCTTTCGCATGGTCATGAAGATGGAGGCCAGCGACTTGCACTTGAAGGCGGGCCAACCACCCATGATGCGGTTGCGTGGGGACATTCGCAAAACAGACATGCGACCACTGAGCCAGGAAGACCTGGAGCGGTTACTGTTGCCGATTTTGAAGCCACAGCACCGCGAGATCCTGGATAACGAAGGTGGGGTCGACTTTTCGTGGGTGATCGGCAAAGACGAATGCCGCTTCCGCGTGAGCTTGTTCAAACAACGTGGCAAGCTTTCGCTGGTTTCGCGACGTGTGAATAACTTTATCCCCAGCTTCAAAGACCTGGGCCTGCCGGAAAGTATCGAAAAACTATGCCACTTCTCGGAAGGGATGGTGATTCTGGCGGGGGTGACAGGTTCCGGTAAAAGTACCACGATTGCGTCGATGCTCGATTACGTGGCGTCCCGCGAACCGTTGCACATTTTAACGGTGGAAGACCCCATCGAGTTTACCTTTACCGATAAGCTGTCTTACATTAACCAGCGGGAAATTGGCCTGGATGTGAAGGACTGGCACAAAGCCCTCAAAGATGCGGTGCGGCAAGACCCGGACGTCATCCTCGTGGGTGAGTTGCGGGATATCGAAACCTTCGAAGCCGCCGTGCACTCTGCGGAAACTGGTCACTTGGTGTTCGGAACCATCCACGCATCCAGTTCGGCCACCACGATTAACCGTATTCTCGACTTGTTCACGCCGGATAAGCACCATGCGATTCGTCAGGCACTGGCAAACAACTTGAAGGCCGTGGTGGCACAAAAGCTGATCAAAGGGTTGCGGAAGCCACGCTGCCCAACGAATGAAGTGATGATTGTGAACCCCACCATTCGGAAGTTGATTGCGGAAGGCCGCGACAGCTCGCTGCCCGACGCCATCCGGATTGGCTACCTGGAAGGGATGGTGGACTTCACAGAAAACCTGCGTCAATTGGTGGAACGTGGCGACGTGGACAAAGCCACCGCACTGGAGTTCGCCCCAGACCCCGAGAAACTGAAAATGGCCTTCAAGGGGATCAAAGTCGCCGCCCCCGGGATTCTGTCGTAA